A portion of the Treponema rectale genome contains these proteins:
- a CDS encoding capsule assembly Wzi family protein, translated as MCGINLRASFITLAAAIFSYHFLYAQVPLKSTEEEYFDFLSLTGTTERPTVGYRTLSDSVWEYSENSINESIWEKNNLGTTKILWQSQKPSSNWFTKGIKKSVSVKVYGPEWYNSYNTTAPYGQNDGALWQGKGYNTSFSAGARIECCGLEATFKPQLCWSQNLNFDTLPGTYGSIWSYFWGEPGDSASASIDLPQRFGDTSFWNFDWGESEIRYSWNTFTLGFGTQNPWLGPAWLNPMLGSNNAGGYPKLDLGLRKTRLVLPIINADAGFIEARLWTGRLEESDYFDSNKSNDYRMLTGISLSYSPSFLEGLTLGINRIFMTTWNSKNLKYIGRLFKISHGNDTTGDGEDQKFAVYMDWLFPSAGFEFYGEVGIDDYTDKKISNPFHTAIYTFGLKKSLNLYLSKKITGELIFEFSNFEMSQDFQFEWQYGGYYTHSKITQGYTNRGQILGAGSGYAGNSQFLGLRIYYQKGSTMIFGHRHCPDNNYILSKSIGTSLEESKNWRAKYKTYISFGINQIYYIKTNFQLTASFTLSAIEYADYSNKETFFNFHPELGIKYYF; from the coding sequence ATGTGTGGAATTAATTTAAGAGCATCATTCATTACTCTTGCTGCTGCAATATTTTCATATCATTTTTTATACGCACAAGTTCCATTAAAATCAACAGAAGAAGAGTATTTTGATTTTCTTTCCCTCACAGGAACAACAGAACGCCCTACAGTCGGATACAGAACTCTCAGTGACTCTGTGTGGGAGTATTCAGAAAATTCAATCAATGAAAGTATATGGGAAAAAAACAATCTTGGAACAACAAAAATTTTATGGCAATCACAGAAGCCAAGTTCAAACTGGTTTACTAAGGGAATCAAGAAATCTGTTTCAGTAAAAGTCTACGGTCCTGAATGGTACAACTCATACAACACGACAGCACCTTATGGTCAAAATGACGGAGCCTTATGGCAGGGAAAAGGATACAACACCAGTTTTTCTGCAGGTGCAAGAATTGAATGCTGTGGTCTTGAAGCAACATTTAAGCCTCAATTGTGCTGGAGCCAGAATCTTAACTTTGACACGCTTCCCGGCACATACGGCAGTATATGGTCCTACTTCTGGGGAGAACCGGGAGACAGTGCAAGTGCTTCAATCGACCTTCCTCAAAGATTCGGCGATACCTCTTTCTGGAACTTTGACTGGGGAGAAAGTGAAATCCGCTATTCATGGAACACGTTTACACTTGGTTTCGGAACACAAAATCCATGGCTTGGACCTGCATGGCTCAATCCAATGCTGGGAAGCAATAATGCCGGAGGATATCCAAAGTTAGACCTGGGCTTAAGAAAAACCCGGCTTGTGCTTCCAATTATAAATGCAGATGCAGGCTTTATTGAAGCAAGGCTGTGGACTGGAAGACTTGAAGAATCAGATTATTTTGACAGTAATAAATCCAATGATTACAGAATGCTCACCGGTATTTCCTTATCCTACTCTCCTTCATTTTTAGAAGGACTTACTTTGGGAATAAACAGAATTTTCATGACAACATGGAATAGTAAAAACCTTAAGTACATTGGAAGGCTATTTAAAATTTCTCATGGAAATGACACAACTGGTGATGGAGAAGACCAGAAATTTGCAGTTTACATGGACTGGTTATTTCCATCAGCAGGATTTGAATTTTATGGAGAAGTCGGCATCGATGACTATACTGATAAAAAAATTTCCAATCCTTTCCACACTGCAATCTATACATTTGGATTAAAGAAATCATTAAATCTTTATCTTTCAAAAAAGATTACTGGAGAACTCATATTTGAATTCAGTAATTTTGAAATGTCACAGGATTTTCAATTTGAATGGCAGTATGGAGGTTATTATACTCATAGTAAAATCACTCAAGGATATACTAATAGAGGACAAATTCTCGGAGCCGGAAGCGGATATGCGGGCAACAGTCAGTTTCTTGGCTTGAGAATATACTATCAAAAAGGTTCAACAATGATTTTTGGACACAGACATTGCCCTGATAATAACTATATACTTTCTAAAAGTATTGGTACTTCACTAGAGGAATCAAAAAACTGGAGGGCAAAATATAAAACTTATATCAGTTTCGGAATTAACCAGATATATTATATAAAAACAAATTTTCAGCTTACTGCCAGTTTTACTTTATCCGCAATCGAATATGCTGACTATTCAAATAAAGAAACATTTTTTAACTTTCATCCCGAGTTAGGCATAAAGTATTATTTTTAA